The Coffea arabica cultivar ET-39 chromosome 8e, Coffea Arabica ET-39 HiFi, whole genome shotgun sequence genome window below encodes:
- the LOC113703775 gene encoding uncharacterized protein isoform X1, translating into MEKALLFSTKASGPLFLSQKNQYTCGLSTACSWSLNSRILNGSVTKPKFLHCFHLGIFSNSNREKGENKRFFGAILVYSQMAGCERTAVTGDMRSGNMIFEPILEDGVFRFDCSTDDRNAAFPSVSFVNPVDRETPISSDHRVPSYVPTFECVLGQQIVKIEFPYGTSFYGTGEVSGQLERTGKRVFSWNTDAWGYGAGTTSLYQSHPWVLAVLPDGGAVGVLADTTRRCEIDLRKEFNVKFIAQLSYPIITFGPFASPTDVLISFSRAIGTVFMPPKWSLGYHQCRWSYASDARVREIARTFREKNIPCDVIWMDIDYMDGFRCFTFDKEQFPDPKCLVDNLHQNGFKAIWMLDPGIKFEKGYFVYDSGSEKDIWIQTADGKPFVGEVWPGPCVFPDFTQSKARSWWANLVRDFTANGVDGIWNDMNEPAIFKTVTKTMPENNIHRGDDELGGCQIHSHYHNVYGMLMARSTYEGMKLADQNRRPFVLTRAGFAGSQRYAATWTGDNLSTWEHLDMSISMVLQLGLSGQPLSGPDIGGFAGNATPKLFGRWMGVGSLFPFCRGHSEADTNNHEPWSFGEECEEVCRLALKRRYRLLPHIYTLFYVSHTKGIPVATPILFADPEDPKLRTREDSFMLGPLLICASTQRDQELDDTQPRLPKGIWLSFDFEDSHPDLPALYLKGGSIIPVGPPYQHVGEANLTDDLCLLVALDEHGKAEGVLFEDAGDGYEYTKGGYLLTTYVAKLQSSVVTVSVSKTDGLWERPNRRLQVKLLLGTGAMLEAWGTDGETMQIMLPSENEVSNMVLASEKQHKSRMECAKIIPDVDNVPGHKGVELSRTPIVLQSGDWVLKVVPWIGGRIISMEHDPSGTQWLHSRVEISGYEEYSGTEYRSAGCTEEYSVIERDLEQSGEIESLKLEGDIGGGLVLQREISFSKDDPKVFRIESGIVARKVGAGSGGYSRLVCLRVHPTFSLLHPTESYVEFTSIDGSKHEIWPESGEQYFEGDLLPNGEWMLVDKCLRLALVNRFNKNEVFKCLVHWGAGTVNLELWSEQRPVSNQSPLQIAHEYEVISI; encoded by the exons ATGGAAAAAGCACTTCTTTTTAGTACTAAAGCAAGTGGGCCattgtttttgtcccaaaaaaatCAGTACACGTGTGGGCTCTCTACTGCATGTAGTTGGAGTCTCAATTCAAGAATCTTAAATGGGTCAGTGACGAAACCCAAGTTCTTGCATTGCTTCCACCTAGGCATCTTCTCAAACTCAAACAG AGAAAAGGGTGAAAATAAGAGATTTTTTGGTGCAATCTTAGTTTACTCTCAGATGGCTGGATGTGAGCGGACAGCAGTGACTGGTGATATGAGATCGGGGaatatgatttttgagcctATCCTGGAGGATGGAGTTTTCCGTTTCGATTGTTCCACAGATGACAGAAATGCTGCATTTCCAAGTGTTTCTTTTGTCAACCCTGTGGATAGAGAGACACCAATATCTAGTGATCATAGAGTTCCATCATATGTTCCTACTTTTGAATGTGTTCTTGGACAACAGATTGTTAAGATTGAG TTTCCATATGGTACATCTTTCTACGGAACAGGAGAGGTTAGTGGTCAGCTTGAACGAACAGGAAAGCGG GTATTTTCGTGGAACACTGATGCATGGGGTTATGGAGCTGGAACCACCTCCTTGTACCAATCACATCCTTGGGTGCTTGCTGTCCTTCCCGATGGAGGGGCAGTTGGGGTACTTGCGGATACCACAAGGCGTTGTGAG ATTGATTTGCGCAAAGAATTTAATGTGAAGTTTATCGCTCAACTCTCTTATCCCATTATCACATTCGGACCATTTGCTTCACCAACTGATGTTCTGATATCCTTCTCCCGCGCAATTG GTACTGTATTTATGCCCCCAAAATGGTCGTTGGGTTATCACCAATGCCGTTGGAGCTATGCCTCAGATGCAAGAGTTCGTGAG ATCGCAAGGACATTCCGGGAGAAAAATATTCCTTGTGACGTAATTTGGATGGATATAGACTACATGGATGGTTTTCGCTGTTTCACTTTTGACAAG GAACAATTCCCTGATCCCAAATGTCTGGTTGACAATCTTCATCAGAATGGTTTCAAAGCGATCTGGATGCTTGATCCAGGGATTAAATTTGAGAAAGGTTATTTTGTCTATGATAGTGGTTCAGAAAAAGATATTTGGATTCAGACTGCAGATGGGAAGCCTTTTGTAG GTGAAGTATGGCCTGGCCCTTGTGTATTTCCAGATTTCACTCAGTCAAAAGCCCGCTCATGGTGGGCTAATCTTGTTAGAGATTTCACTGCCAATGGTGTAGATGGCATTTGGAATGATATGAATGAACCGGCTATTTTCAAG ACGGTAACAAAGACAATGCCTGAGAACAACATTCACAGGGGAGATGATGAACTCGGAGGCTGCCAGATTCACTCACATTATCACAAT GTTTATGGCATGCTGATGGCAAGGTCCACATATGAAGGCATGAAATTAGCTGATCAAAATAGACGTCCATTTGTTCTTACCAGAGCTGGATTTGCAGGTAGTCAAAGATATGCTGCTACATGGACAGGAGACAATCTTTCCACCTGGGAACACCTTGACATGAGCATCTCCATGGTTCTTCAATTG GGGCTCAGTGGTCAGCCACTTTCAGGGCCAGATATTGGTGGATTTGCTGGTAATGCAACGCCGAAACTCTTTGGAAGGTGGATGGGTGTTGGGTCCTTGTTTCCATTCTGTCGTGGGCATTCTGAGGCTGATACCAACAATCACGAACCTTGGTCTTTTGGTGAAGAG TGCGAAGAAGTTTGCCGTCTAGCACTAAAGAGAAGATACCGCCTTTTGCCACACATATACACCTTGTTTTATGTGTCTCATACAAAGGGTATACCTGTGGCAACTCCCATTCTTTTTGCTG ATCCAGAAGACCCCAAGCTAAGAACCCGTGAAGATTCATTTATGCTGGGGCCTCTTCTCATATGTGCAAG CACTCAGCGTGACCAGGAATTGGATGATACACAGCCGAGGTTGCCTAAAGgcatttggttgagttttgaCTTTGAAGATTCACATCCG GACTTACCAGCGTTGTATCTAAAAGGTGGATCAATCATCCCTGTTGGTCCCCCATATCAACATGTTGGCGAAGCTAATCTTACCGATGACTTGTGCCTTCTTGTCGCCTTGGATGAACATG GTAAAGCTGAAGGTGTCCTTTTTGAGGATGCTGGAGATGGCTATGAGTATACTAAAGGAGGATATCTTTTAACGACATATGTTGCCAAACTCCAGTCATCAGTTGTCACAGTTAGTGTTTCCAAAACTGATGGCTTGTGGGAacggccaaatcgtcgcttacAAGTGAAGTTATTGCTTGGTACAGGTGCTATG CTTGAAGCGTGGGGCACTGATGGAGAAACTATGCAAATTATGTTGCCTTCAGAAAATGAAGTATCAAATATGGTGTTAGCAAGTGAAAAACAGCACAAAAGTCGCATGg AGTGTGCTAAAATTATACCAGATGTGGATAATGTTCCTGGACACAAAGGTGTAGAGCTGTCAAGGACTCCTATTGTTCTGCAAAGTGGAGACTGGGTTCTTAAAGTTGTTCCTTGGATTGGTGGTAGAATTATTTCAATGGAGCATGATCCTTCAG GAACTCAGTGGCTTCACAGTAGGGTTGAGATTAGCGGCTATGAAGAGTATAGTGGCACTGAATACCGATCTGCTGGATGTACTGAGGAGTACTCTGTCATTGA GCGGGATCTGGAGCAGTCTGGGGAAATTGAATCTCTTAAGCTAGAAGGTGACATCGGTGGTGGATTAGTTCTTCAGAGGGAGATATCCTTCTCAAAAGATGACCCTAAAGTTTTCCGAATTGAGTCTGGAATTGTAGCTCGGAAAGTTGGTGCTGGATCGGGAGGATACTCAAG GCTTGTATGCTTGCGAGTGCATCCTACCTTTTCATTGCTCCATCCAACTGAATCATATGTGGAGTTTACCTCCATCGATGGGTCCAAGCATGAAATCTGGCCAGAGTCTGGGGAGCAATATTTTGAGGGGGATCTTCTCCCAAATG GAGAATGGATGCTTGTAGATAAATGCCTCCGCTTGGCATTAGTCAACCGGTTCAACAAGAATGAAGTCTTCAAGTGTCTCGTACATTGGGGTGCTGGAACTGTTAATCTAGAGCTTTGGTCTGAGCAAAGGCCTGTTTCAAATCAATCACCTCTTCAAATAGCTCATGAATACGAGGTGATAAGCATATGA
- the LOC113703775 gene encoding uncharacterized protein isoform X2 encodes MYTCGLSTACSWSLNSRILNGSVTKPKFLHCFHLGIFSNSNREKGENKRFFGAILVYSQMAGCERTAVTGDMRSGNMIFEPILEDGVFRFDCSTDDRNAAFPSVSFVNPVDRETPISSDHRVPSYVPTFECVLGQQIVKIEFPYGTSFYGTGEVSGQLERTGKRVFSWNTDAWGYGAGTTSLYQSHPWVLAVLPDGGAVGVLADTTRRCEIDLRKEFNVKFIAQLSYPIITFGPFASPTDVLISFSRAIGTVFMPPKWSLGYHQCRWSYASDARVREIARTFREKNIPCDVIWMDIDYMDGFRCFTFDKEQFPDPKCLVDNLHQNGFKAIWMLDPGIKFEKGYFVYDSGSEKDIWIQTADGKPFVGEVWPGPCVFPDFTQSKARSWWANLVRDFTANGVDGIWNDMNEPAIFKTVTKTMPENNIHRGDDELGGCQIHSHYHNVYGMLMARSTYEGMKLADQNRRPFVLTRAGFAGSQRYAATWTGDNLSTWEHLDMSISMVLQLGLSGQPLSGPDIGGFAGNATPKLFGRWMGVGSLFPFCRGHSEADTNNHEPWSFGEECEEVCRLALKRRYRLLPHIYTLFYVSHTKGIPVATPILFADPEDPKLRTREDSFMLGPLLICASTQRDQELDDTQPRLPKGIWLSFDFEDSHPDLPALYLKGGSIIPVGPPYQHVGEANLTDDLCLLVALDEHGKAEGVLFEDAGDGYEYTKGGYLLTTYVAKLQSSVVTVSVSKTDGLWERPNRRLQVKLLLGTGAMLEAWGTDGETMQIMLPSENEVSNMVLASEKQHKSRMECAKIIPDVDNVPGHKGVELSRTPIVLQSGDWVLKVVPWIGGRIISMEHDPSGTQWLHSRVEISGYEEYSGTEYRSAGCTEEYSVIERDLEQSGEIESLKLEGDIGGGLVLQREISFSKDDPKVFRIESGIVARKVGAGSGGYSRLVCLRVHPTFSLLHPTESYVEFTSIDGSKHEIWPESGEQYFEGDLLPNGEWMLVDKCLRLALVNRFNKNEVFKCLVHWGAGTVNLELWSEQRPVSNQSPLQIAHEYEVISI; translated from the exons ATG TACACGTGTGGGCTCTCTACTGCATGTAGTTGGAGTCTCAATTCAAGAATCTTAAATGGGTCAGTGACGAAACCCAAGTTCTTGCATTGCTTCCACCTAGGCATCTTCTCAAACTCAAACAG AGAAAAGGGTGAAAATAAGAGATTTTTTGGTGCAATCTTAGTTTACTCTCAGATGGCTGGATGTGAGCGGACAGCAGTGACTGGTGATATGAGATCGGGGaatatgatttttgagcctATCCTGGAGGATGGAGTTTTCCGTTTCGATTGTTCCACAGATGACAGAAATGCTGCATTTCCAAGTGTTTCTTTTGTCAACCCTGTGGATAGAGAGACACCAATATCTAGTGATCATAGAGTTCCATCATATGTTCCTACTTTTGAATGTGTTCTTGGACAACAGATTGTTAAGATTGAG TTTCCATATGGTACATCTTTCTACGGAACAGGAGAGGTTAGTGGTCAGCTTGAACGAACAGGAAAGCGG GTATTTTCGTGGAACACTGATGCATGGGGTTATGGAGCTGGAACCACCTCCTTGTACCAATCACATCCTTGGGTGCTTGCTGTCCTTCCCGATGGAGGGGCAGTTGGGGTACTTGCGGATACCACAAGGCGTTGTGAG ATTGATTTGCGCAAAGAATTTAATGTGAAGTTTATCGCTCAACTCTCTTATCCCATTATCACATTCGGACCATTTGCTTCACCAACTGATGTTCTGATATCCTTCTCCCGCGCAATTG GTACTGTATTTATGCCCCCAAAATGGTCGTTGGGTTATCACCAATGCCGTTGGAGCTATGCCTCAGATGCAAGAGTTCGTGAG ATCGCAAGGACATTCCGGGAGAAAAATATTCCTTGTGACGTAATTTGGATGGATATAGACTACATGGATGGTTTTCGCTGTTTCACTTTTGACAAG GAACAATTCCCTGATCCCAAATGTCTGGTTGACAATCTTCATCAGAATGGTTTCAAAGCGATCTGGATGCTTGATCCAGGGATTAAATTTGAGAAAGGTTATTTTGTCTATGATAGTGGTTCAGAAAAAGATATTTGGATTCAGACTGCAGATGGGAAGCCTTTTGTAG GTGAAGTATGGCCTGGCCCTTGTGTATTTCCAGATTTCACTCAGTCAAAAGCCCGCTCATGGTGGGCTAATCTTGTTAGAGATTTCACTGCCAATGGTGTAGATGGCATTTGGAATGATATGAATGAACCGGCTATTTTCAAG ACGGTAACAAAGACAATGCCTGAGAACAACATTCACAGGGGAGATGATGAACTCGGAGGCTGCCAGATTCACTCACATTATCACAAT GTTTATGGCATGCTGATGGCAAGGTCCACATATGAAGGCATGAAATTAGCTGATCAAAATAGACGTCCATTTGTTCTTACCAGAGCTGGATTTGCAGGTAGTCAAAGATATGCTGCTACATGGACAGGAGACAATCTTTCCACCTGGGAACACCTTGACATGAGCATCTCCATGGTTCTTCAATTG GGGCTCAGTGGTCAGCCACTTTCAGGGCCAGATATTGGTGGATTTGCTGGTAATGCAACGCCGAAACTCTTTGGAAGGTGGATGGGTGTTGGGTCCTTGTTTCCATTCTGTCGTGGGCATTCTGAGGCTGATACCAACAATCACGAACCTTGGTCTTTTGGTGAAGAG TGCGAAGAAGTTTGCCGTCTAGCACTAAAGAGAAGATACCGCCTTTTGCCACACATATACACCTTGTTTTATGTGTCTCATACAAAGGGTATACCTGTGGCAACTCCCATTCTTTTTGCTG ATCCAGAAGACCCCAAGCTAAGAACCCGTGAAGATTCATTTATGCTGGGGCCTCTTCTCATATGTGCAAG CACTCAGCGTGACCAGGAATTGGATGATACACAGCCGAGGTTGCCTAAAGgcatttggttgagttttgaCTTTGAAGATTCACATCCG GACTTACCAGCGTTGTATCTAAAAGGTGGATCAATCATCCCTGTTGGTCCCCCATATCAACATGTTGGCGAAGCTAATCTTACCGATGACTTGTGCCTTCTTGTCGCCTTGGATGAACATG GTAAAGCTGAAGGTGTCCTTTTTGAGGATGCTGGAGATGGCTATGAGTATACTAAAGGAGGATATCTTTTAACGACATATGTTGCCAAACTCCAGTCATCAGTTGTCACAGTTAGTGTTTCCAAAACTGATGGCTTGTGGGAacggccaaatcgtcgcttacAAGTGAAGTTATTGCTTGGTACAGGTGCTATG CTTGAAGCGTGGGGCACTGATGGAGAAACTATGCAAATTATGTTGCCTTCAGAAAATGAAGTATCAAATATGGTGTTAGCAAGTGAAAAACAGCACAAAAGTCGCATGg AGTGTGCTAAAATTATACCAGATGTGGATAATGTTCCTGGACACAAAGGTGTAGAGCTGTCAAGGACTCCTATTGTTCTGCAAAGTGGAGACTGGGTTCTTAAAGTTGTTCCTTGGATTGGTGGTAGAATTATTTCAATGGAGCATGATCCTTCAG GAACTCAGTGGCTTCACAGTAGGGTTGAGATTAGCGGCTATGAAGAGTATAGTGGCACTGAATACCGATCTGCTGGATGTACTGAGGAGTACTCTGTCATTGA GCGGGATCTGGAGCAGTCTGGGGAAATTGAATCTCTTAAGCTAGAAGGTGACATCGGTGGTGGATTAGTTCTTCAGAGGGAGATATCCTTCTCAAAAGATGACCCTAAAGTTTTCCGAATTGAGTCTGGAATTGTAGCTCGGAAAGTTGGTGCTGGATCGGGAGGATACTCAAG GCTTGTATGCTTGCGAGTGCATCCTACCTTTTCATTGCTCCATCCAACTGAATCATATGTGGAGTTTACCTCCATCGATGGGTCCAAGCATGAAATCTGGCCAGAGTCTGGGGAGCAATATTTTGAGGGGGATCTTCTCCCAAATG GAGAATGGATGCTTGTAGATAAATGCCTCCGCTTGGCATTAGTCAACCGGTTCAACAAGAATGAAGTCTTCAAGTGTCTCGTACATTGGGGTGCTGGAACTGTTAATCTAGAGCTTTGGTCTGAGCAAAGGCCTGTTTCAAATCAATCACCTCTTCAAATAGCTCATGAATACGAGGTGATAAGCATATGA
- the LOC113703775 gene encoding uncharacterized protein isoform X4, translating into MAGCERTAVTGDMRSGNMIFEPILEDGVFRFDCSTDDRNAAFPSVSFVNPVDRETPISSDHRVPSYVPTFECVLGQQIVKIEFPYGTSFYGTGEVSGQLERTGKRVFSWNTDAWGYGAGTTSLYQSHPWVLAVLPDGGAVGVLADTTRRCEIDLRKEFNVKFIAQLSYPIITFGPFASPTDVLISFSRAIGTVFMPPKWSLGYHQCRWSYASDARVREIARTFREKNIPCDVIWMDIDYMDGFRCFTFDKEQFPDPKCLVDNLHQNGFKAIWMLDPGIKFEKGYFVYDSGSEKDIWIQTADGKPFVGEVWPGPCVFPDFTQSKARSWWANLVRDFTANGVDGIWNDMNEPAIFKTVTKTMPENNIHRGDDELGGCQIHSHYHNVYGMLMARSTYEGMKLADQNRRPFVLTRAGFAGSQRYAATWTGDNLSTWEHLDMSISMVLQLGLSGQPLSGPDIGGFAGNATPKLFGRWMGVGSLFPFCRGHSEADTNNHEPWSFGEECEEVCRLALKRRYRLLPHIYTLFYVSHTKGIPVATPILFADPEDPKLRTREDSFMLGPLLICASTQRDQELDDTQPRLPKGIWLSFDFEDSHPDLPALYLKGGSIIPVGPPYQHVGEANLTDDLCLLVALDEHGKAEGVLFEDAGDGYEYTKGGYLLTTYVAKLQSSVVTVSVSKTDGLWERPNRRLQVKLLLGTGAMLEAWGTDGETMQIMLPSENEVSNMVLASEKQHKSRMECAKIIPDVDNVPGHKGVELSRTPIVLQSGDWVLKVVPWIGGRIISMEHDPSGTQWLHSRVEISGYEEYSGTEYRSAGCTEEYSVIERDLEQSGEIESLKLEGDIGGGLVLQREISFSKDDPKVFRIESGIVARKVGAGSGGYSRLVCLRVHPTFSLLHPTESYVEFTSIDGSKHEIWPESGEQYFEGDLLPNGEWMLVDKCLRLALVNRFNKNEVFKCLVHWGAGTVNLELWSEQRPVSNQSPLQIAHEYEVISI; encoded by the exons ATGGCTGGATGTGAGCGGACAGCAGTGACTGGTGATATGAGATCGGGGaatatgatttttgagcctATCCTGGAGGATGGAGTTTTCCGTTTCGATTGTTCCACAGATGACAGAAATGCTGCATTTCCAAGTGTTTCTTTTGTCAACCCTGTGGATAGAGAGACACCAATATCTAGTGATCATAGAGTTCCATCATATGTTCCTACTTTTGAATGTGTTCTTGGACAACAGATTGTTAAGATTGAG TTTCCATATGGTACATCTTTCTACGGAACAGGAGAGGTTAGTGGTCAGCTTGAACGAACAGGAAAGCGG GTATTTTCGTGGAACACTGATGCATGGGGTTATGGAGCTGGAACCACCTCCTTGTACCAATCACATCCTTGGGTGCTTGCTGTCCTTCCCGATGGAGGGGCAGTTGGGGTACTTGCGGATACCACAAGGCGTTGTGAG ATTGATTTGCGCAAAGAATTTAATGTGAAGTTTATCGCTCAACTCTCTTATCCCATTATCACATTCGGACCATTTGCTTCACCAACTGATGTTCTGATATCCTTCTCCCGCGCAATTG GTACTGTATTTATGCCCCCAAAATGGTCGTTGGGTTATCACCAATGCCGTTGGAGCTATGCCTCAGATGCAAGAGTTCGTGAG ATCGCAAGGACATTCCGGGAGAAAAATATTCCTTGTGACGTAATTTGGATGGATATAGACTACATGGATGGTTTTCGCTGTTTCACTTTTGACAAG GAACAATTCCCTGATCCCAAATGTCTGGTTGACAATCTTCATCAGAATGGTTTCAAAGCGATCTGGATGCTTGATCCAGGGATTAAATTTGAGAAAGGTTATTTTGTCTATGATAGTGGTTCAGAAAAAGATATTTGGATTCAGACTGCAGATGGGAAGCCTTTTGTAG GTGAAGTATGGCCTGGCCCTTGTGTATTTCCAGATTTCACTCAGTCAAAAGCCCGCTCATGGTGGGCTAATCTTGTTAGAGATTTCACTGCCAATGGTGTAGATGGCATTTGGAATGATATGAATGAACCGGCTATTTTCAAG ACGGTAACAAAGACAATGCCTGAGAACAACATTCACAGGGGAGATGATGAACTCGGAGGCTGCCAGATTCACTCACATTATCACAAT GTTTATGGCATGCTGATGGCAAGGTCCACATATGAAGGCATGAAATTAGCTGATCAAAATAGACGTCCATTTGTTCTTACCAGAGCTGGATTTGCAGGTAGTCAAAGATATGCTGCTACATGGACAGGAGACAATCTTTCCACCTGGGAACACCTTGACATGAGCATCTCCATGGTTCTTCAATTG GGGCTCAGTGGTCAGCCACTTTCAGGGCCAGATATTGGTGGATTTGCTGGTAATGCAACGCCGAAACTCTTTGGAAGGTGGATGGGTGTTGGGTCCTTGTTTCCATTCTGTCGTGGGCATTCTGAGGCTGATACCAACAATCACGAACCTTGGTCTTTTGGTGAAGAG TGCGAAGAAGTTTGCCGTCTAGCACTAAAGAGAAGATACCGCCTTTTGCCACACATATACACCTTGTTTTATGTGTCTCATACAAAGGGTATACCTGTGGCAACTCCCATTCTTTTTGCTG ATCCAGAAGACCCCAAGCTAAGAACCCGTGAAGATTCATTTATGCTGGGGCCTCTTCTCATATGTGCAAG CACTCAGCGTGACCAGGAATTGGATGATACACAGCCGAGGTTGCCTAAAGgcatttggttgagttttgaCTTTGAAGATTCACATCCG GACTTACCAGCGTTGTATCTAAAAGGTGGATCAATCATCCCTGTTGGTCCCCCATATCAACATGTTGGCGAAGCTAATCTTACCGATGACTTGTGCCTTCTTGTCGCCTTGGATGAACATG GTAAAGCTGAAGGTGTCCTTTTTGAGGATGCTGGAGATGGCTATGAGTATACTAAAGGAGGATATCTTTTAACGACATATGTTGCCAAACTCCAGTCATCAGTTGTCACAGTTAGTGTTTCCAAAACTGATGGCTTGTGGGAacggccaaatcgtcgcttacAAGTGAAGTTATTGCTTGGTACAGGTGCTATG CTTGAAGCGTGGGGCACTGATGGAGAAACTATGCAAATTATGTTGCCTTCAGAAAATGAAGTATCAAATATGGTGTTAGCAAGTGAAAAACAGCACAAAAGTCGCATGg AGTGTGCTAAAATTATACCAGATGTGGATAATGTTCCTGGACACAAAGGTGTAGAGCTGTCAAGGACTCCTATTGTTCTGCAAAGTGGAGACTGGGTTCTTAAAGTTGTTCCTTGGATTGGTGGTAGAATTATTTCAATGGAGCATGATCCTTCAG GAACTCAGTGGCTTCACAGTAGGGTTGAGATTAGCGGCTATGAAGAGTATAGTGGCACTGAATACCGATCTGCTGGATGTACTGAGGAGTACTCTGTCATTGA GCGGGATCTGGAGCAGTCTGGGGAAATTGAATCTCTTAAGCTAGAAGGTGACATCGGTGGTGGATTAGTTCTTCAGAGGGAGATATCCTTCTCAAAAGATGACCCTAAAGTTTTCCGAATTGAGTCTGGAATTGTAGCTCGGAAAGTTGGTGCTGGATCGGGAGGATACTCAAG GCTTGTATGCTTGCGAGTGCATCCTACCTTTTCATTGCTCCATCCAACTGAATCATATGTGGAGTTTACCTCCATCGATGGGTCCAAGCATGAAATCTGGCCAGAGTCTGGGGAGCAATATTTTGAGGGGGATCTTCTCCCAAATG GAGAATGGATGCTTGTAGATAAATGCCTCCGCTTGGCATTAGTCAACCGGTTCAACAAGAATGAAGTCTTCAAGTGTCTCGTACATTGGGGTGCTGGAACTGTTAATCTAGAGCTTTGGTCTGAGCAAAGGCCTGTTTCAAATCAATCACCTCTTCAAATAGCTCATGAATACGAGGTGATAAGCATATGA